A stretch of the Thiocystis violascens DSM 198 genome encodes the following:
- a CDS encoding prepilin-type N-terminal cleavage/methylation domain-containing protein, whose amino-acid sequence MNARPTAMDRPPARRPQRGMTLLELLVVVALMSVVGFMALSQVGDDLGQARYQDTKNRLEMIRKAIIGDTSRTLNGQPEIRGFVADMGRLPRNLTELLTREYCQGHREVRTQTDCETYYPATPSNWLELPESTINVDTGLRAGWNGPYLVATADEDGAPVYRDGWGNDDGTDNFGWRFDPLVPPSTPYDLIIQSYGMDGKPGGDLLYEEDYPPAGSETLVYNNEYCVLITDWDGTPSDDNGQGITVDFGSYGSSVSCSDGGFVDAATCLRYGGACRVINYWDDGMDTSNDCNNYGQDITTQWVTQINQGWSCDPPAKDEAQCTGTWEWRIRPGGVCNLPERRTPADCEGDANGVWVAPANVCRNSTNGDIVGFQANGDYSIVDQADCSLSNQFWSLMPAAYILGTGTANNNLCLRVAYRENGEIKQMPSSGSGNQLELNSNGNRQVHTFTFGGDTDPYDTDTYLHLGEMAYRFYRIDNTDCSISPSTVPVVMTTWRRFTLIPGTVRLVLPGSWPIN is encoded by the coding sequence ATGAACGCCCGGCCGACCGCGATGGACCGCCCGCCCGCCCGCCGCCCCCAGCGGGGCATGACCCTGCTGGAACTGCTGGTGGTGGTCGCGCTCATGTCCGTGGTCGGCTTCATGGCGCTGTCGCAGGTGGGGGACGATCTGGGGCAGGCGCGGTATCAGGATACGAAGAACCGTCTGGAGATGATCCGCAAGGCGATCATCGGTGACACCTCGCGTACGCTCAACGGACAGCCGGAGATTCGGGGGTTTGTTGCGGATATGGGGAGGTTGCCGCGCAACCTGACCGAACTGCTGACACGGGAATACTGCCAGGGTCATCGCGAGGTTCGGACTCAGACCGATTGCGAAACTTATTATCCCGCCACTCCCAGCAACTGGTTAGAGCTACCCGAAAGCACAATCAATGTTGACACAGGTCTGCGGGCAGGCTGGAACGGCCCTTATTTGGTCGCAACTGCGGATGAGGATGGAGCCCCGGTTTATCGGGATGGATGGGGCAACGACGATGGTACGGATAACTTTGGATGGCGGTTTGATCCGCTTGTACCACCATCAACCCCTTATGACTTAATCATTCAGAGTTATGGCATGGATGGCAAGCCAGGTGGAGATTTGCTTTATGAAGAGGATTACCCGCCTGCGGGTTCAGAGACCCTTGTTTATAATAATGAATATTGTGTCTTAATTACTGATTGGGACGGCACACCTTCTGATGACAACGGCCAAGGGATTACCGTCGATTTCGGCAGCTATGGTTCATCGGTTTCATGCAGCGATGGCGGCTTTGTCGATGCGGCGACTTGCCTACGTTATGGTGGCGCTTGCCGTGTAATAAACTATTGGGATGATGGCATGGATACATCTAATGACTGCAATAATTATGGTCAAGATATAACCACCCAATGGGTAACGCAGATCAATCAAGGATGGTCATGTGATCCTCCCGCAAAAGATGAAGCCCAATGTACTGGAACATGGGAATGGCGAATCAGGCCTGGCGGTGTTTGCAATTTACCCGAGAGACGCACTCCAGCCGACTGCGAAGGTGATGCTAACGGCGTTTGGGTAGCACCGGCAAACGTCTGTCGCAACTCAACAAACGGGGACATTGTTGGCTTCCAAGCTAATGGTGATTACTCTATTGTAGATCAAGCAGATTGCTCTTTGAGTAATCAATTCTGGTCTTTGATGCCGGCCGCCTACATTCTCGGCACCGGCACTGCAAATAATAACCTGTGCCTGCGTGTCGCATATCGTGAAAACGGCGAAATCAAACAGATGCCATCAAGCGGTAGTGGCAATCAATTAGAACTCAACTCAAACGGAAATAGGCAGGTGCATACCTTCACATTTGGGGGCGACACGGATCCATACGACACAGATACGTATCTTCATCTCGGTGAAATGGCCTATAGATTTTACCGTATTGATAATACTGATTGCAGTATATCCCCTTCGACGGTACCAGTTGTTATGACTACATGGCGCCGATTCACGCTCATTCCGGGCACGGTCCGGCTAGTCCTACCCGGGTCTTGGCCCATCAACTAA